One stretch of bacterium DNA includes these proteins:
- a CDS encoding sulfatase codes for MRCRSPLRRSLTLLAALFSLACQPPAPASEIPKRLRALGQPDVVLILIDTLRADWTTPYGFEKDTTPELARWASRGIVFERTLAQSSWTKMSVASLMTSLWPRSHNIRDARDGLGEGAITLAETLQAAGYATYGVQTNGWLHQSFGFHQGFDRYMFPTGAKGQAHEKPSLWAHADRVVEEAERLIEAREPDRPMFLYLHFMDVHEYAAPPEFQIFGTNEASMYQASTLWVDDALRRVREALEASGRMDQTILVLGSDHGETFGEHGIHGHARNVLTPVNHVPLVVRLPFAIEPVRVASQVRNVDLAPTLLELSGVPIPESFEGASLLPLATGAEAGVDRPSHAALGVPLFPNASVQSSLSTGTWMYARNAPRNEEDPKAYESQAVAPGAELLFDRRVDPGENVNLISLEPGEVERMRMEFDAHWQRKPADAVLERGVRIDPGIADRLRAMGYLR; via the coding sequence GTGCGCTGCCGTAGCCCGCTTCGACGGTCGCTGACGCTCCTCGCCGCGCTCTTCTCGCTGGCGTGCCAGCCTCCCGCGCCGGCCTCCGAAATTCCCAAACGCCTACGCGCGCTCGGCCAACCGGATGTCGTCCTGATCCTGATCGACACCTTGCGCGCGGACTGGACGACCCCCTACGGGTTCGAAAAGGACACGACCCCCGAACTGGCCCGCTGGGCTTCGCGTGGCATCGTCTTCGAGCGCACTCTGGCCCAATCGTCGTGGACGAAGATGTCCGTAGCTTCCTTGATGACCTCGCTCTGGCCCCGTTCCCACAACATCCGGGATGCCCGGGATGGCCTCGGCGAGGGCGCCATCACCCTTGCCGAAACCCTGCAGGCCGCGGGCTATGCCACCTACGGCGTGCAGACCAACGGCTGGTTGCACCAGAGTTTCGGCTTCCACCAGGGCTTCGATCGCTACATGTTCCCGACCGGCGCCAAGGGGCAAGCCCACGAAAAACCCTCACTCTGGGCCCATGCCGACCGCGTGGTCGAGGAAGCAGAGCGCCTCATCGAGGCCCGGGAGCCCGATCGGCCGATGTTCCTCTACCTGCACTTCATGGATGTCCATGAGTATGCTGCGCCGCCAGAGTTCCAGATCTTCGGGACCAATGAAGCAAGCATGTACCAGGCTTCGACCCTCTGGGTCGACGACGCGCTGCGTCGGGTGCGCGAAGCGTTGGAGGCCTCCGGTCGCATGGACCAGACCATCTTGGTCTTGGGTTCGGACCACGGGGAGACTTTCGGCGAGCACGGCATTCACGGCCACGCCCGCAACGTCCTCACGCCTGTCAATCACGTACCCCTCGTCGTTCGGCTGCCCTTCGCGATCGAGCCGGTACGCGTCGCAAGCCAGGTTCGAAACGTCGACCTCGCGCCCACGCTCCTGGAACTTTCAGGCGTGCCCATCCCGGAGAGTTTCGAGGGCGCATCCCTGCTTCCCCTTGCGACCGGCGCCGAAGCCGGCGTGGATCGCCCAAGCCATGCGGCTCTCGGGGTTCCGCTCTTCCCGAACGCTTCGGTGCAAAGCTCCCTCTCGACCGGAACCTGGATGTATGCGCGCAATGCCCCCCGCAACGAGGAAGATCCGAAAGCCTATGAATCACAGGCGGTGGCGCCTGGTGCCGAGCTGCTCTTCGACCGCCGCGTGGATCCCGGCGAGAACGTAAACCTGATCTCGTTGGAGCCCGGCGAGGTCGAACGCATGCGCATGGAATTCGACGCGCACTGGCAACGCAAGCCCGCGGACGCGGTGTTGGAGCGCGGTGTCCGCATCGATCCCGGAATCGCCGACCGCCTCCGGGCGATGGGCTATCTGCGCTAG